A single window of Candidatus Flexicrinis affinis DNA harbors:
- a CDS encoding proline dehydrogenase family protein, whose product MLRSFLLYLSAARWARALMSRFFLARRVARRFVAGEKRSEVIDVTRKLNAEGLLVSVDYLGESVLNEAETKAVVAEYVALLNAIAADKLQASVSLKLTQLGLDISEDLCIRNMREILSLAQSLGNIPVTIDMESSDYTERTLRIYRTLRDEYGFTNVGTVIQSYLYRSKDDMRALASEGAHIRLCKGAYLEPPTVAFAEKSDVDEQYREIVDEYLAAPPPAYLCIATHDEKMIVAAKASIDTRSAPSERFEFQMLYGIRPQRQHELATEGYQVRVYVPYGEAWYPYLMRRLAERPANLWFFAKSLFSR is encoded by the coding sequence ATGCTGCGCAGTTTTCTGCTGTACCTTTCGGCCGCCCGTTGGGCGCGTGCGCTAATGTCCCGCTTCTTCCTTGCAAGGCGCGTGGCGCGGCGCTTCGTCGCCGGTGAAAAGCGATCTGAAGTCATCGACGTGACCCGCAAGCTGAACGCCGAAGGGCTGCTGGTGTCCGTCGACTACCTCGGCGAGAGCGTGCTCAACGAAGCCGAGACCAAGGCGGTCGTGGCCGAGTATGTCGCGTTGCTCAACGCCATCGCCGCCGACAAGCTGCAGGCCAGCGTTTCGCTCAAACTCACCCAACTCGGCCTCGATATCAGCGAAGACCTGTGCATCCGCAACATGCGCGAGATCCTGTCGTTGGCCCAGTCGCTGGGGAATATCCCGGTGACGATCGACATGGAGTCGTCGGATTACACCGAGCGCACCCTGCGCATCTACCGTACGCTGCGCGACGAGTACGGATTCACCAACGTCGGCACTGTGATCCAGAGCTACCTGTACCGCAGCAAGGACGACATGCGCGCGCTGGCCAGCGAAGGCGCGCACATCCGCCTATGCAAAGGCGCGTACCTCGAACCGCCAACCGTAGCCTTTGCGGAGAAAAGCGACGTAGACGAGCAGTACCGCGAGATCGTCGACGAGTACCTCGCCGCACCGCCGCCGGCGTATCTGTGCATCGCCACCCACGACGAGAAAATGATCGTAGCCGCTAAGGCGAGCATCGACACGCGCAGCGCCCCGTCCGAACGTTTCGAATTCCAGATGCTCTACGGAATCCGCCCGCAGCGCCAGCACGAGCTCGCTACCGAGGGGTATCAGGTGCGCGTCTACGTGCCGTATGGAGAGGCGTGGTATCCGTACTTGATGCGCCGCCTTGCCGAGCGCCCTGCCAACCTGTGGTTCTTTGCCAAAAGCCTGTTCTCTCGCTAA
- a CDS encoding D-tyrosyl-tRNA(Tyr) deacylase, producing the protein MRVLLQRVTRAQVTVDGNVTGAIEHGFVALVGITHTDTEAEVDALARKTAVLRVFDDDDGKMNRSILDIGGAVLVVSQFTLYADAKGQRRPSYLMAARPEQAEPMVALFCRKLRDQGVQKIATGVFGAMMQVELVNDGPVSIWLDSVDHTSAAKQQ; encoded by the coding sequence TTGCGCGTTCTGCTGCAGCGAGTAACGCGGGCACAGGTAACGGTTGATGGCAACGTAACGGGTGCGATCGAGCACGGGTTCGTGGCGCTCGTCGGCATTACGCACACCGACACCGAGGCCGAGGTCGATGCTCTTGCCCGCAAGACGGCGGTTCTGCGCGTGTTTGACGACGACGACGGCAAGATGAACCGGTCGATTCTGGACATTGGCGGGGCGGTGCTGGTCGTGTCGCAGTTCACGCTCTACGCTGACGCTAAGGGGCAGCGCCGCCCCTCGTACTTGATGGCTGCCCGGCCAGAACAGGCAGAGCCGATGGTCGCGTTGTTCTGCCGCAAGCTGCGCGATCAAGGTGTACAGAAGATCGCGACCGGCGTGTTCGGCGCAATGATGCAGGTGGAACTTGTCAATGACGGCCCGGTGTCGATTTGGCTCGACAGTGTCGATCACACGAGTGCGGCCAAGCAGCAGTAG
- a CDS encoding MFS transporter, giving the protein MRKLLVLVLAAVGIFVGCQPQQATPPEDPMSLLQRAADAVRGAQTFRLYVEQSGDNYVIPVVLGGGVVNVQFRFARAQYVNPDTLQASVRIVTESFPRLAMDVEVFSISAEQWFRVSQLDWVKEDFAPGFNPVALIAEDSGFQAALTSLVDLDYLGRTILENGVQVHHLRGVASGPKVSALVVGLLNIQGLLPLEVFLDAETGFPARLILELPGTAPTAADEPTRWTINVYDINQPADVEPPNGVDWTAPAIVAPATNATTRIPVEALAQLGILALVLGTAIAVPVLLWPRLRTATAAPEQPAAVRPWLIVAIVSVPVFIGALDLTVVSAFLPELIVDLEIPLQTGLDDAAWIVSGYLLAYAISMTFMGRVSDLVGRRMVYVVCLGVFAAGSILVAVAHLGPTDFFHSLALRLGQVPDRPNITLAVIILGRVVQALGAGALVPVSLALVADVFPPMRRARALGVIGAVDTLGWVLGHLYGGIAVQFMPWQGLFWINVPITAAALVLMLVALRGVPDVRERSRFDFVGALLIVLALAGLTLGLGANIEVGVDVSGFEDLSPLPAYAAPVLLGAALSFILFIFVERRVKSPLIDLKMFRRRALSVGLLANLFVGYVLFVGLVTVPILVNVRLEGTSTLQETALVVGLMLCGLTVPMAMAAFPGGWLSERIGARTTTVAGLLIAAFGFVLVWQTWTYTVSDALVVLEMIIIGVGIGLTFSPISASVIDTADEHHRGVASALVIVLRLVGMTLSVSTLTALALTRVNALLSERVGVVQGLEDINAAAQITVEVLAEVGLIAAVLCLIGAGIALLLPNTRTSGGQ; this is encoded by the coding sequence GTGCGCAAGCTCCTCGTTCTTGTGTTGGCTGCGGTCGGCATCTTTGTCGGGTGCCAGCCCCAGCAGGCAACTCCTCCCGAAGACCCGATGAGTCTTCTGCAACGCGCGGCGGACGCCGTGCGCGGCGCTCAGACCTTTAGACTCTACGTAGAGCAGTCCGGCGATAACTACGTCATTCCGGTCGTGTTGGGCGGGGGCGTCGTCAACGTTCAGTTTCGGTTCGCGCGCGCGCAGTATGTCAATCCCGACACGCTGCAGGCCAGCGTACGCATTGTCACCGAATCGTTCCCGCGGCTTGCGATGGATGTCGAGGTGTTCAGCATCTCGGCAGAACAATGGTTCCGAGTATCGCAGCTCGACTGGGTGAAGGAAGACTTCGCGCCCGGCTTTAACCCGGTGGCGCTGATTGCTGAGGACAGCGGTTTTCAGGCCGCACTGACCAGCCTTGTAGACCTGGACTATCTTGGCCGGACAATCCTCGAAAACGGCGTGCAGGTCCACCATTTGCGCGGCGTGGCGAGCGGGCCAAAGGTAAGTGCGCTGGTCGTCGGCCTGCTCAACATACAGGGTTTACTGCCGCTCGAGGTCTTCCTCGACGCCGAGACCGGTTTCCCTGCGCGCCTGATCCTCGAACTGCCCGGGACCGCGCCGACTGCTGCAGACGAGCCGACCCGCTGGACAATCAACGTCTACGACATCAATCAGCCGGCCGATGTCGAGCCGCCGAACGGAGTGGACTGGACGGCGCCAGCGATTGTCGCACCGGCCACCAACGCGACCACACGGATCCCTGTCGAGGCGCTGGCGCAGCTCGGCATCCTTGCTTTGGTTCTCGGCACCGCAATCGCTGTCCCGGTACTTCTGTGGCCGCGACTGCGGACTGCGACCGCAGCACCGGAACAGCCCGCTGCCGTCCGGCCATGGCTGATCGTTGCGATCGTAAGCGTACCGGTGTTCATCGGGGCGCTCGACCTGACGGTCGTGTCCGCGTTCCTGCCGGAACTCATCGTCGATCTCGAGATTCCGCTGCAAACCGGACTCGACGATGCCGCATGGATCGTCAGCGGCTATCTGCTGGCGTATGCCATAAGCATGACGTTTATGGGGCGCGTGAGCGACCTTGTCGGACGGCGGATGGTGTATGTCGTTTGCCTCGGCGTGTTCGCGGCAGGGTCGATTCTGGTCGCTGTGGCGCATCTCGGCCCAACCGACTTCTTCCACAGCCTTGCGCTCCGCCTCGGGCAGGTGCCTGACCGGCCGAACATTACGCTCGCCGTGATCATTCTCGGTCGTGTGGTGCAGGCGCTAGGCGCCGGGGCGCTCGTACCGGTCAGCCTCGCGCTGGTCGCTGACGTGTTCCCGCCGATGCGTCGCGCGAGGGCCTTGGGCGTGATCGGCGCCGTCGATACGCTGGGCTGGGTGCTGGGCCACCTATACGGCGGGATCGCAGTGCAGTTCATGCCGTGGCAAGGATTGTTCTGGATCAATGTGCCGATTACCGCCGCCGCATTGGTGTTGATGTTGGTCGCCCTGCGTGGCGTGCCGGACGTGCGTGAACGAAGCCGGTTCGATTTCGTCGGTGCGCTCTTGATCGTTCTCGCGCTTGCCGGGCTGACGCTCGGCCTCGGCGCAAACATCGAAGTGGGCGTCGATGTATCCGGCTTCGAAGACCTTTCGCCGCTGCCGGCATACGCCGCACCGGTGCTGCTCGGCGCGGCGTTGAGTTTCATCTTGTTTATTTTCGTCGAACGACGGGTTAAGTCGCCGTTGATCGACTTGAAGATGTTCCGGCGAAGGGCGCTCTCGGTCGGACTGCTGGCGAACCTGTTCGTGGGGTACGTCTTGTTCGTGGGTCTCGTGACAGTCCCGATTCTGGTCAATGTCCGTCTGGAAGGCACATCGACGTTGCAGGAGACGGCGCTCGTCGTGGGCCTGATGTTATGCGGCCTAACCGTGCCGATGGCGATGGCGGCCTTCCCCGGCGGGTGGCTGAGCGAACGGATCGGCGCGCGGACGACGACCGTTGCAGGCTTGTTGATCGCCGCGTTCGGATTCGTGTTGGTCTGGCAGACATGGACCTACACGGTGTCGGATGCGCTGGTCGTCCTCGAAATGATCATCATCGGGGTCGGTATCGGCTTGACGTTCTCGCCGATCAGCGCGTCGGTTATTGACACTGCGGACGAGCATCATCGCGGGGTAGCGTCTGCGCTGGTGATCGTGCTGCGGCTCGTCGGCATGACGCTCAGTGTGTCGACGCTGACGGCACTGGCCCTCACGCGCGTGAACGCGCTGCTATCGGAGCGCGTCGGGGTTGTCCAGGGGCTAGAAGACATCAACGCCGCCGCGCAGATCACCGTCGAGGTATTGGCGGAGGTTGGACTGATCGCAGCAGTGCTGTGTCTGATCGGTGCGGGCATCGCGCTGCTGCTGCCGAACACCCGCACGAGTGGGGGGCAGTAG
- a CDS encoding SOS response-associated peptidase, whose translation MCGRFVLTADAETLQMAFDLETTPAPLVPRYNIAPTQPVAVITNAAPKELTYHRWGLVPSWAKDISIGSQMINARAETAAEKPSFKNALRRRRCLIPASGFYEWPKKGQNPLFIHLKDNSVFAFAGLWEIWRSPDGDELHTCSILTTEPNDYIGQFHNRMAVILPRDRYADWLYDGELQAAEALSILTPVDEDKMTAYEVSKRVNSPAFDSPENIEPLGTQAGLL comes from the coding sequence ATGTGTGGACGATTTGTACTGACTGCCGATGCCGAGACTTTGCAGATGGCGTTCGATCTTGAGACCACGCCAGCCCCGCTGGTGCCGCGCTATAACATTGCGCCGACTCAACCCGTCGCCGTCATTACCAACGCGGCCCCCAAAGAGCTGACATATCATCGCTGGGGGCTTGTACCTTCGTGGGCGAAGGATATTTCGATCGGTAGCCAGATGATCAACGCGCGCGCCGAGACTGCGGCGGAGAAGCCGTCGTTCAAGAATGCGCTGCGCCGCCGCCGCTGTCTGATCCCGGCCAGTGGGTTTTATGAATGGCCAAAGAAGGGCCAAAACCCGCTTTTCATTCACCTTAAGGACAACTCGGTGTTCGCGTTTGCCGGCCTGTGGGAAATCTGGCGCAGTCCCGACGGTGACGAACTGCACACGTGCTCGATCCTGACGACCGAGCCTAACGACTACATCGGCCAGTTTCACAATCGCATGGCGGTCATCCTGCCGCGCGACCGCTACGCCGATTGGCTGTATGACGGCGAACTTCAAGCCGCGGAAGCGCTGTCGATTCTGACGCCAGTAGACGAAGACAAGATGACGGCGTACGAAGTGTCGAAACGGGTCAACAGCCCAGCCTTCGACTCGCCGGAGAACATCGAACCGCTTGGCACACAGGCGGGCTTGCTGTAA
- a CDS encoding SIR2 family protein: MAGGEAKGLLKILTIDALVRSVEVNTGSPYSILLGAGASVNSGIPSAIDCIWQWKRSIVVSQNPSLRDQLSNLALQAVRDQIQRWLNDQEEYPDLGANEEYGYYAEKCYPIPSDRAKFFQSLSRQAKPSVGYKVLCLLALSGVVDTVWTTNFDGLVPRVAGSMTNPQITIIEAGMDTRNRVERKPSANELLHVYLHGDYRYDALKNTAEEVRSMESEFVAHLVRHLRDTDLIVIGYSGRDLSVMSGLSQAYAAPGNGRLFWCGYDNEKPDDAVITLLETAAANNREAFYISTEGFDDVMLRLGTVCLQAELRDRADALRNQAIQRQSTSGAPFSVGTGTPTAVIRSNAVEIECPAELYQFEVSMSTTESPWKQIRAFIGDRRIAAGFLKGKVLALGTLDDIRQAFGSQITTEVSITHIDTKELQFEDSVVTGILLEAISKYLSAEINLGMGRFHRSWQLWNLRSSETVNLGGTVVDIHDAVVLNFRTFSNHVYLSFTPRMKGFLRNGDPASNDQDREINYQLTAKQYNGQYHAAISDWINKLFPAGSTTIEFPTQGARWKFRVHASSPSLATVSSFRAKNSISLPKSLESQIRHHGTEYRDPSLVFRNMQGDGFVKDVHPIRGLARNQPYDFRLNDGVLGREIQLAVICPKLDTPRVSTFLNSFQFSVKPRRQQDEYLLEYPGFSSAFGVPLRIPQPSDNLWLECPEIDEGLDVVSGASMLHQHILRLIDSIRAGSTAKAIIIYVPDRWEKWTRYDVDHEYFDLHDSIKAYCVQNGVATQFLRDKPINYPDQCRIKWWLSLAIYVKALRTPWALESIDADTAFMGVGYSIVRNAPKGRQIVVGCSHIFDSAGLGLGYRLSKVEDPFFDRQKNPHLSREDARRSAENTQQLLYHAGRGLPKRIVIHKNTRFTRDEVAGFTEGFAGIASVDMIEISSDHALRFTACTPSRNGNLQADNFPIRRGTAILLESKRALLWTHGVTEAVIPGRRYFLGGRHIPTPLQVTRHAGSSSLAVLAQEILGLTKMNWNNMDLYSKLPATIETAGMISRIGLLLERFGSPPYDYRLFI, from the coding sequence ATGGCAGGAGGCGAGGCTAAGGGTTTGCTGAAGATACTCACTATTGATGCACTGGTTCGATCAGTTGAAGTCAACACAGGTTCTCCGTACTCGATACTCTTGGGAGCTGGTGCTTCAGTCAACTCCGGCATTCCGTCTGCTATCGACTGCATTTGGCAGTGGAAGCGAAGCATAGTCGTCTCACAGAATCCTAGTCTGAGGGATCAGCTTTCGAATCTTGCCCTCCAGGCAGTGCGGGATCAGATACAACGTTGGCTAAATGATCAAGAAGAGTATCCAGATCTTGGGGCAAACGAGGAGTATGGTTATTATGCCGAGAAATGTTATCCAATCCCAAGCGACAGGGCAAAGTTCTTCCAATCGCTAAGCAGGCAGGCGAAACCGTCTGTAGGTTACAAGGTGCTGTGTCTGCTTGCCCTTTCTGGGGTAGTTGACACTGTGTGGACAACCAATTTTGATGGCCTAGTGCCCCGTGTTGCGGGGTCGATGACCAATCCCCAGATCACCATTATTGAAGCCGGAATGGATACAAGAAACAGAGTAGAGCGAAAGCCCTCTGCCAATGAGTTGCTCCACGTCTATCTCCACGGAGACTACAGGTACGATGCACTCAAGAACACGGCCGAAGAAGTCAGATCAATGGAGAGTGAGTTCGTAGCGCACCTCGTACGTCACCTGCGAGACACCGATCTAATCGTTATTGGATACAGTGGCCGTGATCTGTCAGTGATGTCCGGTTTGTCCCAAGCGTACGCAGCCCCTGGCAACGGAAGATTGTTCTGGTGTGGATACGATAATGAGAAGCCAGATGATGCGGTGATAACTCTTCTTGAGACGGCAGCGGCCAACAACCGCGAGGCGTTCTACATCTCAACAGAGGGCTTTGACGATGTAATGCTTAGGCTCGGGACAGTGTGCTTGCAGGCAGAACTCCGAGATCGCGCAGATGCACTCCGCAACCAGGCAATTCAGCGGCAGTCAACCTCAGGAGCGCCTTTCTCAGTAGGTACTGGCACCCCAACGGCTGTTATTCGAAGTAATGCCGTCGAAATTGAGTGCCCTGCAGAGCTATATCAGTTTGAAGTTTCGATGTCGACTACAGAAAGCCCGTGGAAGCAGATCCGAGCGTTCATTGGTGACAGGAGAATTGCCGCGGGTTTCCTCAAAGGGAAAGTCCTAGCCCTAGGAACGCTTGACGATATTAGGCAGGCATTTGGCAGCCAAATTACGACTGAAGTGTCGATTACGCACATTGACACCAAAGAACTTCAGTTTGAGGACAGCGTTGTTACAGGCATCCTGCTAGAGGCGATAAGCAAGTACCTCTCAGCCGAGATAAACCTTGGCATGGGCAGGTTTCACAGGAGTTGGCAGCTCTGGAACCTAAGGTCTTCTGAGACAGTCAATCTGGGCGGTACCGTTGTTGACATACACGATGCTGTTGTCCTTAACTTTCGCACTTTCAGCAATCATGTGTATTTGTCGTTTACCCCCCGCATGAAGGGATTTCTACGGAATGGCGATCCAGCTTCCAACGATCAGGATCGTGAGATCAACTACCAGTTAACGGCCAAACAATATAACGGCCAATATCACGCGGCGATATCTGATTGGATCAATAAACTCTTTCCAGCGGGATCAACTACAATCGAGTTTCCAACACAAGGCGCACGCTGGAAATTTCGAGTCCACGCATCATCACCATCACTAGCAACCGTCTCATCTTTTCGAGCGAAGAACTCGATATCGTTGCCGAAATCGCTCGAATCTCAGATACGCCATCATGGAACGGAGTACAGAGATCCCTCGTTAGTCTTCAGAAACATGCAGGGTGATGGTTTCGTCAAGGACGTTCACCCAATTAGAGGATTGGCTCGAAATCAGCCTTATGATTTTCGACTGAATGACGGAGTCCTCGGCCGAGAAATACAACTGGCCGTGATCTGTCCCAAGCTAGATACACCTCGAGTCTCTACGTTTCTAAACTCGTTTCAATTTAGTGTAAAGCCACGGCGTCAACAGGACGAATATCTGCTGGAGTACCCCGGCTTCAGCTCGGCATTTGGAGTCCCGCTTCGGATACCTCAGCCTTCCGACAATCTTTGGCTGGAGTGCCCTGAAATTGATGAGGGTCTCGACGTAGTTTCAGGCGCGAGCATGCTTCATCAGCACATCTTGAGGCTAATTGACAGTATACGAGCAGGTTCTACAGCAAAAGCTATTATCATTTACGTTCCTGATCGCTGGGAGAAATGGACTAGGTACGATGTTGATCATGAGTACTTCGACCTTCACGACTCAATAAAGGCGTATTGTGTCCAGAATGGCGTGGCGACCCAATTCCTACGCGACAAACCCATCAACTACCCCGACCAATGCAGAATCAAGTGGTGGTTGAGTCTCGCAATTTATGTAAAGGCGCTTCGCACGCCGTGGGCGCTTGAAAGCATAGACGCAGATACTGCCTTTATGGGCGTAGGCTATTCGATCGTTCGGAACGCACCAAAGGGAAGGCAAATTGTTGTGGGTTGCAGTCACATCTTCGACTCGGCCGGGTTGGGACTGGGCTATCGCCTGAGTAAAGTTGAGGATCCGTTCTTCGATCGGCAAAAGAATCCTCACCTGTCACGTGAAGATGCACGACGCTCCGCTGAAAACACACAACAGCTACTCTATCATGCTGGCCGAGGCCTGCCAAAGCGGATTGTCATTCATAAGAACACTAGGTTCACACGGGACGAGGTAGCTGGGTTTACCGAAGGGTTCGCTGGTATTGCTTCCGTTGACATGATCGAGATATCTAGCGACCACGCGTTGCGCTTCACCGCATGCACCCCGTCAAGGAATGGTAATTTACAAGCAGACAACTTCCCAATCCGACGAGGTACAGCGATATTGCTGGAGTCGAAGCGTGCCCTGCTTTGGACGCATGGTGTTACCGAAGCGGTGATCCCTGGGAGGCGCTACTTCTTGGGCGGACGTC
- the surE gene encoding 5'/3'-nucleotidase SurE: MSVQRPLVLFTNDDGIDSPGLWASAGAFADVADILIVAPAEQQSGTARSMPITSRGNIVERTLTIAGREITGYAVNGTPAQAVQHGVYEVAPRWPSLVVSGINYGENVGNGVTISGTVGATIEAACLGIPALAASLQVPKDLHLTYSREVDFSTAAHFVRMFGEWLLNGNKRPADVDVLKVEVPARATPETPWKVTRISRKRLFWPVRPPRRDLTVDGAVGYSQNLDPSTAEPDSDIYTVLHEGLVSVSPISFDLTSRVDRDSLQAQLQSAYMLPVSMNGRKPGI, translated from the coding sequence ATGTCAGTTCAACGCCCTTTAGTCCTATTCACAAACGATGACGGTATCGACTCCCCCGGCTTGTGGGCATCGGCCGGCGCGTTTGCGGATGTCGCCGACATTCTGATCGTCGCGCCTGCCGAACAACAAAGCGGCACCGCGCGCAGTATGCCGATCACCAGCCGCGGCAACATTGTCGAGCGCACCCTCACTATCGCTGGTCGCGAGATTACCGGCTACGCCGTGAACGGCACGCCAGCGCAAGCGGTGCAGCACGGTGTCTATGAAGTCGCGCCACGCTGGCCGTCGCTGGTCGTCAGCGGCATCAACTATGGCGAAAACGTCGGGAACGGCGTCACCATCAGCGGCACCGTCGGCGCGACGATTGAAGCTGCGTGCCTCGGAATTCCGGCGCTGGCCGCGTCGCTGCAAGTCCCGAAAGACCTGCACCTGACCTACTCGCGCGAGGTCGACTTCAGCACCGCCGCCCACTTCGTCCGCATGTTTGGCGAATGGCTGCTCAACGGCAACAAGCGCCCGGCCGATGTCGATGTGCTCAAGGTCGAAGTGCCGGCCCGTGCGACGCCTGAGACGCCGTGGAAGGTCACCCGCATCAGCCGCAAGCGCCTGTTCTGGCCGGTGCGGCCACCGCGCCGCGACCTCACGGTTGACGGCGCTGTCGGCTATTCGCAGAACCTCGACCCGTCGACGGCCGAGCCGGACAGCGACATCTATACCGTGCTGCACGAAGGGCTTGTGTCGGTCTCGCCGATCAGCTTCGACCTGACATCGCGGGTCGATCGCGACTCGCTGCAAGCTCAGCTTCAGTCGGCGTATATGCTGCCGGTCAGCATGAACGGCCGAAAGCCCGGAATCTGA
- a CDS encoding thermonuclease family protein has product MARVIICVLAVLVLGACSLELETPAAGDGEIGRVHSVIDGDTIDVDLNGETVRVRYVGVNTPERDEVCYSDATRANRALVERQTVRLVTDVSDTDRFGRLLRYVYVGDTFVNRQLIADGWGEAVRYDPDVRFYDQFVQLESEAERAGRGCHPTGIFNDGSTTR; this is encoded by the coding sequence ATGGCGCGTGTGATCATCTGTGTACTTGCGGTGCTCGTGCTCGGTGCGTGTTCGCTCGAACTTGAGACTCCGGCAGCTGGCGATGGAGAGATCGGGCGAGTTCACTCAGTGATTGACGGCGATACCATTGACGTAGATTTGAACGGTGAGACCGTCCGCGTGCGCTATGTCGGCGTCAATACGCCAGAGCGCGACGAAGTGTGTTACAGCGATGCAACCCGCGCCAACCGCGCGCTGGTGGAACGCCAGACCGTGCGTCTGGTGACCGACGTCAGCGACACCGACCGGTTCGGGCGTCTACTGCGCTACGTCTACGTAGGCGACACGTTCGTCAATCGGCAGCTGATCGCCGATGGTTGGGGCGAGGCCGTCCGGTATGATCCTGACGTGCGCTTCTACGATCAGTTCGTGCAGTTGGAGAGCGAGGCCGAACGTGCCGGCCGCGGTTGCCACCCGACTGGGATCTTCAATGATGGATCCACAACCCGCTAA
- the acs gene encoding acetate--CoA ligase, translating into MSDEFTLHNSEWFHPSDEVKAVATIKDYEALYAQAVSDIEAFWGKRATEALEWFAPWEQVLDRSNAPFFKWFVGAKTNIVHNALDRHIAAGKGDRVAYYWEGEPGDALEITYGWLHEQVGKFANVLRGLGVKKGDVVTIYMGRVPEIVVAMLACAKIGAPHSVVYGGFSEQSLADRINDAKSRVLVTCDGAWLRGKIVALKDIADEAAAKSPTIEHVVCLKRTGQDVNMTPGRDQWWHDVMASASPDADTEQMDAEDPLFILYTSGTTGKPKGILHTHGGYQVYTSTTLSWVFDIKDDDVWWCAADPGWITGHSYIVYAPLILGATSVIYEGAPNFPGNDRWWQIVEKYKVSILYCAPTAIRGLMRYGDDLPRQHDLSSLRLLGSVGEPINPEAWKWFYTVVGGERCPIMDTWWQTETGGFMITPMPVVGLKPGSATRPFPGIVVDVVDEEGNPCGPNEDGLLVIKQPWPSMLRTIWGDPDRYEMQYWSRFSHEGWYFAGDSARKDDDGYIWIIGRVDDVIKVSGYRLGTAEVESGLVSHAAVAEAAVIGIPDDVRGNIIYAYCILVAGQRPSEELSEALKAHIRHEIGPIAVPSKIEFVSSLPKTRSGKIMRRVLKARALGQPEGDTSTLEE; encoded by the coding sequence ATGAGCGACGAGTTTACGCTGCACAATTCTGAGTGGTTCCATCCGTCCGACGAGGTCAAGGCTGTCGCGACGATCAAAGACTACGAGGCGCTTTACGCGCAGGCCGTGTCCGACATCGAGGCGTTTTGGGGTAAGCGCGCCACCGAGGCGCTCGAGTGGTTCGCGCCGTGGGAGCAGGTGCTCGATCGCTCCAACGCGCCGTTCTTCAAGTGGTTCGTCGGCGCCAAGACCAACATCGTGCACAACGCGCTCGACCGGCACATCGCCGCAGGCAAGGGTGATCGCGTCGCCTACTACTGGGAAGGCGAGCCGGGCGACGCGCTCGAGATCACCTACGGTTGGCTGCACGAGCAGGTCGGCAAGTTCGCCAACGTGCTGCGCGGGCTGGGCGTCAAGAAGGGCGACGTCGTCACGATCTACATGGGCCGCGTGCCGGAAATCGTCGTCGCGATGCTCGCTTGTGCCAAGATCGGCGCGCCGCACAGCGTCGTGTACGGCGGCTTCAGCGAGCAGTCACTGGCCGATCGCATCAACGACGCCAAGAGCCGCGTGCTGGTCACCTGTGATGGGGCGTGGCTGCGCGGCAAGATCGTCGCGCTCAAGGACATCGCCGACGAGGCCGCCGCCAAGTCGCCGACCATCGAGCACGTCGTTTGCCTGAAGCGCACCGGGCAGGACGTAAACATGACGCCGGGCCGCGATCAATGGTGGCACGACGTGATGGCCTCCGCCAGCCCGGACGCCGACACCGAGCAGATGGACGCCGAGGACCCGCTGTTCATCCTGTACACCAGCGGCACGACCGGCAAGCCGAAGGGCATTCTGCACACGCACGGCGGCTATCAGGTCTATACCTCGACCACCCTGTCGTGGGTGTTCGACATCAAGGACGACGACGTGTGGTGGTGCGCGGCCGATCCGGGCTGGATCACCGGGCACAGCTACATCGTCTATGCCCCGCTGATCCTCGGGGCGACCAGCGTGATCTACGAAGGCGCGCCGAACTTCCCCGGCAACGACCGCTGGTGGCAGATTGTCGAGAAGTACAAGGTGTCGATCTTATACTGCGCGCCGACCGCCATCCGCGGCCTGATGCGCTACGGCGACGACCTGCCGCGCCAGCACGACCTCTCCAGCCTGCGCCTGCTCGGCAGCGTCGGCGAGCCGATCAACCCCGAGGCGTGGAAGTGGTTCTACACCGTGGTCGGCGGCGAACGCTGCCCGATCATGGACACGTGGTGGCAGACCGAGACCGGCGGCTTCATGATCACGCCGATGCCGGTGGTCGGCCTCAAGCCCGGCAGCGCGACACGCCCCTTCCCCGGCATCGTCGTGGACGTCGTGGACGAGGAGGGCAATCCGTGCGGCCCCAACGAGGACGGCCTGCTGGTGATCAAACAGCCGTGGCCGTCGATGCTGCGCACGATCTGGGGCGATCCCGACCGGTACGAGATGCAGTACTGGAGCCGTTTCTCGCACGAGGGCTGGTACTTCGCCGGCGACAGCGCACGCAAGGACGACGATGGCTACATCTGGATCATCGGGCGCGTGGACGACGTGATCAAGGTCAGCGGCTACCGGCTTGGCACGGCGGAGGTCGAGAGCGGCCTCGTCAGCCATGCGGCGGTAGCGGAGGCGGCGGTGATCGGTATCCCGGATGACGTGCGCGGCAACATCATCTACGCGTACTGCATTCTGGTGGCCGGCCAGCGGCCCAGCGAGGAGCTGTCCGAGGCGCTCAAGGCGCATATCCGCCACGAGATCGGGCCGATCGCGGTGCCGAGCAAGATCGAATTCGTATCGTCGCTGCCCAAGACGCGCAGCGGGAAGATCATGCGCCGCGTGCTCAAGGCCCGCGCACTGGGTCAGCCCGAAGGCGACACGAGCACGCTAGAGGAGTAG